The genome window TTAATTCATCAATGGTTAACCTATCACGTATTGTTGGCCCGGCCCTGGCGGGGATAGTTCTGGAAAGCCTGGGCGACGGCGTATGTTTTTTATTGAACGCTTTGAGTTTTGTGGCGGTTATAGGATCGTTGCTGCTGATGAAGCTGCCCAAATATGTTAAAAAGGAACATCCTAAAAATGTTTTCGGTGAACTTAAAGAGGGGCTGGCCTATATAAGGCGCACTCCATCTATAGCCTTTGTGCTGGTTATGCTGGCGCTGATCAGCTTAATGGTATTGCCGTTTAGCACGCTGATCCCCTACTATGCAAAAGATGTTTTTAAGGGAACAGCATCTACTTTTGGGGTTATTGACAGCTTTATAGGGCTTGGGGCGTTTTCAGGTGCCATTTTCCTGGCATCGCAGAAAGCCGGGGCCGATCTTAAAAAGATTCTTTTTATTAATACACTGGTTTTTGGCGCCGGGCTCATTTTATTCTCGCATGAGCATAGCTACCCGCTGGCGCTTGTGTTTGTAACGATTGCCGGTTTTGGGATGATGTCGCAAATTACGGTAAGCAACACGCTGATCCAAACCACGGTAGAACCTGATATGCGGGGTCGTGTGATTAGCTTTTATGCAATGGCATTCTTCGGAATGCAGCCTTTGGGCGGCTTGCTGGTAGGCCTCCTTTCTAAGTGGGTTGGCGCTGCGGATACACTGATGATTGAAGGAATTGCCGCTTTATTAATAGGATTGCTGCACTGGAGGTACATGCGCCGGGAAAAATTAAAACATCAGCAGCAGCTGGTTTTGAAGGAAACCGAACATCCCATGCAAACGGTTTAATTTAACTTTGGGCATCATCAGTGCACATCCAGTTTTATTTGTGAATTGTCGGTAACATATACGGCAGGCTTTCCTTTATAGTCGGCAACCTTGCCAGTTATACAAACCGTACGTCCCTTAAAATCAGTTTCGGGATGCCATTTAAACTTTGGATTTTCGGGGCCCTTTACCACAACGGTTAGGTAGGCTCCTGTTTCGCTGCCCAGGTACAAAAGGGTTGTATTTGATGCCGCCTGTACCTCTGTATTATAAACCTTGTCGCACACCATTACGGTTTGACCTATATGTTGGGAGGCATCTTTAGCCACTATCTTTTTTTGCGCCGAACAGCTAAAGGTTAACATCACCAGTAAGGCAGGAATTAAAGCGAAAGATCTCATAGCACTAAAGTTACTAAATTGAAAGCAATTGTATAACGTAAACAATAGCTAAGAATTGTTGGCCCAGGCAGGTTTAGCAAGCTCCCCTTATTTTTTACAAAAAAACCGCCTTACTAACATAGTAAGGCGGTTTTTTTTATGATTATGAAATTCAGATTACCTCTGTTTTACAAGAGTTGAATCTTTTTTCTTAACGGTTGTGTCCTTTTTCATTGGTTTGGTTTTCTTCTTCTTGGTAGTATCAACCTGCATGGTTGATTTAACCGGGCTAACTGTAGTGTGCGCATAAACGCT of Mucilaginibacter xinganensis contains these proteins:
- a CDS encoding MFS transporter; this encodes MTTETIKTFRTFRAFKSRNYSLYFAGQSISLIGTWMQKTAVSWVIYSLTHSTFMLGLTLFASLFPSFLFSLIGGVVSDRYNRYRVLLATQVASLIQAVLLAILILLKHYTVWEIISLSVLLGIINAFDVPARQSLVYDMVEEKDDLPNALALNSSMVNLSRIVGPALAGIVLESLGDGVCFLLNALSFVAVIGSLLLMKLPKYVKKEHPKNVFGELKEGLAYIRRTPSIAFVLVMLALISLMVLPFSTLIPYYAKDVFKGTASTFGVIDSFIGLGAFSGAIFLASQKAGADLKKILFINTLVFGAGLILFSHEHSYPLALVFVTIAGFGMMSQITVSNTLIQTTVEPDMRGRVISFYAMAFFGMQPLGGLLVGLLSKWVGAADTLMIEGIAALLIGLLHWRYMRREKLKHQQQLVLKETEHPMQTV